Genomic segment of Nostoc sp. TCL240-02:
ACTTTGGAAGTCCAAAATGAATTAACGGGTATCGTGCTGGCGCAGGGAACGGCTGCTCAAAAGCAATCTGAGGATAATTCTTATGGTCGGCTAATCGCTAAAAATATCTTCGGAGTAAATCACCAGCACTTTTTCAATTACCGCCTAGATTTCGATGTCGATGGTCAGGCTAATGCTGTGATGGAAATGAATGTAAAAGCTTTGCCGATGGATGATAAAAATCCATTAGGAAATGCGATCGCACTTGCAGAAACCCCACTCACAAAAGAAACGGCTGCTGTGCGCGATTTGGATATGAAAAGCAGTCGGGAATGGATGATTGTGAGTGCAGACAAAAAAAATCCGCTAGGGGCTGCACCTGGATATATGCTGATGCCTGAAGGAAATTCTAGATTTTTCCCAGTGGAAGGCTCAAAAATCCGTCAAAGGGCAGAATTTGCGAATCATCACGTCTGGGTGACAAAATATAAGCCTGCTGAACTCTATGCTGGGGGCGATTATCCAAACCAAACTCAACCAGGACAAGGTTTACCAAAATATATTGCAGACGATGAATCCTTGATGGGTGAAGATATCGTGCTGTGGTACACAATGGGCGTAACTCATATTCCGCGATCGGAAGATTGGCCTGTGATGCCTGTTCACCGAGTTGGCTTTAAGCTAGTCCCTAGAGGATTCTTTAGCCGGAATCCAGCGATAAATTTACCTGAGTAAAATATTTGTTGGCTCAAGTTTTCTTCCTTCAGGTTTTTTGTCATGTCTAAAGGCGGTAACTTGAATGCTGATAAACTTATATAGGTCAAATACTGGCACTTGTTAAAAGTAGGATATCTAATGAACTTTCCAGAAATTAATATTCCCGGTAATGGCAAGCTGCACGCTCGTTTAATTACTTCCTTGGGTGAAATTGTAGTTCGTTTGGAAGAAGAGCGAACCCCCAACACCGTCAAAAATTTTGTCGGTCTAGCAACCGGAACAATCGACTGGAAAGACCCGAAAACTGGTGAATCTGGCAAGGGAACTCCAGCCTACGATGGGGTTCGCTTTCACCGGGTCATCCCTGATTTTATGATTCAGTGTGGCGACCCCCTGAGTCGTTATCCAGATATGGCCAACCGATGGGGTACTGGTGGCCCAGGATATCAATTTGAGGATGAGTTTCATCCTGAATTGAGACATACTGGTGCAGGTATCCTGTCGATGGCTAATGCTGGACGCGGTACAAATGGTTCGCAATGGTTCATTACAGAAGCACCAACGCCTCACCTTGACA
This window contains:
- a CDS encoding peptidylprolyl isomerase, giving the protein MNFPEINIPGNGKLHARLITSLGEIVVRLEEERTPNTVKNFVGLATGTIDWKDPKTGESGKGTPAYDGVRFHRVIPDFMIQCGDPLSRYPDMANRWGTGGPGYQFEDEFHPELRHTGAGILSMANAGRGTNGSQWFITEAPTPHLDKKHSVFGEVVQGLDVVSKIANVPTTRDRPNQEVVLQKVEIFRQ